The Devosia sp. SD17-2 genome includes a region encoding these proteins:
- the argF gene encoding ornithine carbamoyltransferase codes for MNTTGTPRHFLSIDDFSYEELRGMLNQAYALKERLKDGDRPQLLKDKVLAMIFERQSTRTRVSFDVGMRQLGGETIMLSGQEMQLSREETLADTAKVMSRYVDAIMIRILSHADLLELAEAATVPVINGLTRRAHPCQIMADLMTFEEHRGDIRGAKVAWVGDSNNVLHSWVNAAELFECELTIAVPDEYSPEKDLMQDIRRAGDKVRLIEDPREAVEGADLVITDTWVSMGDVDAAERRRVLKPYQVNTNLMSLANKDALFMHCLPAHRGDEVTDEVIDGPQSVVFDEAENRLHAQKAVLCWAFGVATN; via the coding sequence ATGAACACGACCGGCACCCCCAGGCATTTTCTCTCGATCGACGACTTTTCCTATGAAGAGCTGCGCGGCATGCTCAACCAGGCCTACGCCCTCAAGGAGCGGCTCAAGGATGGTGATCGCCCGCAGCTTTTGAAAGACAAAGTCCTGGCCATGATTTTCGAGCGCCAGTCGACCCGTACCCGCGTCAGCTTCGATGTCGGCATGCGCCAGCTCGGCGGCGAAACCATCATGCTCTCCGGCCAGGAGATGCAGCTCAGCCGCGAGGAAACCCTCGCCGACACCGCCAAGGTCATGAGCCGCTATGTTGATGCCATCATGATCCGCATCCTCAGCCACGCCGATCTGCTCGAGCTGGCCGAAGCGGCCACCGTGCCCGTGATCAATGGCCTGACGCGCCGCGCCCATCCCTGCCAGATCATGGCTGATCTCATGACCTTTGAAGAGCATCGCGGCGATATCCGCGGCGCCAAGGTCGCCTGGGTCGGGGACAGCAATAATGTGCTCCATTCCTGGGTCAACGCAGCCGAGCTCTTCGAATGCGAGCTGACCATCGCCGTTCCGGATGAATACAGCCCGGAAAAAGACCTGATGCAGGACATTCGTCGCGCTGGCGACAAGGTGCGCCTCATTGAAGATCCACGCGAAGCCGTCGAAGGCGCCGACCTCGTCATCACCGACACCTGGGTGTCGATGGGTGACGTCGATGCCGCCGAGCGCCGTCGGGTCTTGAAACCCTACCAGGTGAACACCAATTTGATGTCCTTGGCGAACAAGGATGCCCTGTTCATGCACTGCCTGCCCGCCCACCGTGGCGATGAGGTGACCGACGAAGTGATCGACGGTCCCCAGTCGGTAGTGTTCGACGAGGCCGAAAATCGCCTGCATGCCCAGAAAGCAGTATTGTGCTGGGCCTTCGGGGTCGCGACGAACTAG
- the polA gene encoding DNA polymerase I produces the protein MHLLLVDGSGYIFRAFHALPPLNRKSDGLPVGSVQGFCNMLFKLTQDMDGDDAPTHMAVIFDAKGKTFRDDIYPQYKAQRPPAPEELVPQFPLTRSATRAFSIPSIEMEGWEADDIMATYACMARDAGMKVTIASSDKDLMQLVEPDGSIRLLDTIPRPGQPPLRWIGPDEVFAKFGVSPDKVVDVQALCGDSVDNVPGVPGIGVKTAAELINTYGDLETLLERAGEIKQPARRQKLIDNADLARISKTLVTLERAVPVELDLDGLVRQPMSPSALFPFLKAMEFATITKRLAGLLDANPDDFEADPDLRAGGASAPASLKSTTLSVAKAKLAANVVPGTGPARLAAEEHARVKAIPVNYEAYETITTPEQLAAWVAKIVDVGHVAIDTETTGLDPQSADLVGVCLSTQIGEGAYIPVGHAKAGDLLSGGGLVEGQLPIRDVLDALKPVLEARSILKIGQNTKYDVEIFARYGIAMAPIDDTMLISYALDGPRYNGLDVLADHWLDHKTITFTALAGTGKNQKTFDQLEIPEAARYGAEDADITLRLWHVLKPRLSAENATTLYETLERPLAPVLARMEARGITVDRQILARLSGDFAQRAAAFEAEAHELAGQSFNLGSPKQLGEILFEKMQIEGGTKTKTGAWSTGADVLEDLALKGVPLARTIVDWRQLTKLKGTYTDALPSYINQRTGRVHTSYQQASVLTGRLSSNEPNLQNIPVRTADGRKIRAAFVAAPGKVLISADYSQIELRVLAHIADIQALKDAFEEGLDIHAMTASEMFNVPVKDMPSEVRRRAKAINFGIIYGISAFGLANQLGIARGEAGDYIKTYFERFPGIKDYMDAQKMRVKAEGHVTTIFGRKIQFPNANSGNPSERSFVERASINAPIQGSAADIIRRAMIRMEPELQKAGIDADMLLQVHDELIFEVPEGTEDQAIPVIKRVMETAAEPAVRLTVPIQVDAHAAKNWDEAH, from the coding sequence ATGCATCTGCTGCTCGTTGATGGCTCGGGTTATATCTTCCGCGCCTTCCACGCCCTGCCGCCGCTCAACCGCAAGTCCGACGGACTGCCGGTGGGAAGTGTCCAGGGGTTCTGCAACATGCTGTTCAAGCTGACGCAGGACATGGACGGCGATGATGCCCCAACCCATATGGCGGTCATTTTCGACGCCAAGGGCAAGACCTTCCGCGACGACATCTACCCGCAATACAAGGCCCAGCGCCCGCCGGCGCCCGAGGAGCTGGTGCCGCAATTCCCCCTCACCCGCTCAGCGACGCGCGCCTTCTCCATTCCCTCCATTGAAATGGAGGGCTGGGAAGCCGACGACATCATGGCCACCTATGCCTGCATGGCGCGCGATGCCGGCATGAAAGTGACCATCGCCTCATCAGACAAGGATCTGATGCAGCTCGTCGAGCCCGATGGCTCGATCCGCCTGCTCGACACCATTCCCCGCCCCGGCCAGCCGCCGCTGCGCTGGATCGGCCCGGATGAAGTGTTCGCCAAATTCGGCGTTTCCCCGGACAAGGTCGTGGACGTGCAGGCGCTCTGTGGCGACAGCGTCGACAATGTCCCCGGCGTGCCCGGCATTGGCGTCAAAACCGCGGCCGAACTCATCAATACCTATGGCGATCTCGAAACCCTGCTCGAGCGCGCCGGCGAGATCAAGCAGCCTGCCCGCCGGCAGAAGCTGATCGACAATGCCGATCTCGCCCGGATTTCCAAGACGCTGGTGACGCTCGAACGCGCCGTGCCGGTCGAGCTCGACCTCGACGGGCTCGTGCGCCAGCCGATGAGCCCGTCGGCGCTGTTCCCGTTCCTCAAGGCGATGGAATTTGCCACCATCACCAAGCGCCTCGCCGGCCTGCTCGACGCCAATCCCGACGACTTTGAAGCCGACCCCGATCTGCGCGCCGGTGGCGCCTCGGCTCCCGCCTCGCTCAAGTCGACGACGCTCTCCGTGGCCAAGGCCAAGCTCGCCGCCAATGTCGTGCCCGGCACTGGCCCGGCGCGTCTCGCCGCAGAAGAGCATGCGCGCGTAAAGGCCATTCCCGTCAATTACGAAGCCTACGAAACGATCACCACGCCTGAGCAGCTCGCGGCCTGGGTGGCAAAGATCGTCGATGTCGGGCATGTCGCCATCGACACCGAAACCACCGGACTCGATCCGCAATCGGCCGATCTCGTCGGCGTCTGTCTCTCCACCCAGATCGGCGAAGGCGCCTATATCCCGGTTGGCCACGCCAAGGCCGGCGACCTTTTGTCCGGCGGCGGGCTGGTCGAAGGCCAGCTGCCCATCCGCGATGTGCTCGATGCCCTCAAGCCCGTTCTCGAGGCGCGCTCGATCCTCAAGATCGGCCAGAACACCAAATATGACGTCGAGATCTTTGCGCGCTACGGCATCGCCATGGCGCCGATCGATGACACCATGCTCATCTCCTATGCACTCGATGGCCCGCGCTATAACGGCCTCGACGTGCTGGCCGATCATTGGCTCGACCACAAGACCATCACCTTCACCGCCCTTGCCGGCACCGGCAAGAACCAGAAGACCTTCGACCAGCTCGAAATCCCCGAGGCCGCCCGCTATGGCGCCGAGGACGCCGACATTACCCTGCGGCTCTGGCATGTGCTGAAGCCGCGCCTGTCGGCCGAAAACGCCACCACGCTCTATGAAACGCTGGAGCGCCCGCTCGCCCCGGTGCTCGCCCGTATGGAAGCGCGCGGGATCACTGTCGACCGGCAGATCCTCGCCCGCCTCTCGGGTGATTTTGCCCAGCGCGCCGCCGCCTTCGAGGCCGAGGCGCATGAGCTTGCCGGCCAGAGCTTCAATCTCGGCTCGCCCAAACAGCTCGGCGAAATCCTCTTTGAAAAAATGCAGATCGAGGGCGGCACCAAGACCAAGACCGGCGCCTGGTCGACCGGCGCCGATGTGCTCGAAGACCTCGCCCTCAAGGGCGTGCCGCTGGCGCGCACCATTGTCGACTGGCGGCAGCTGACCAAGCTCAAGGGCACCTATACCGATGCGCTGCCCAGCTATATCAACCAGCGCACCGGCCGGGTGCACACCTCCTACCAGCAGGCGAGCGTGCTCACCGGGCGCCTCTCGTCCAACGAGCCGAACCTCCAAAACATTCCGGTCCGCACCGCCGACGGCCGAAAAATCCGCGCCGCCTTCGTGGCCGCGCCGGGCAAGGTGCTGATCTCGGCCGACTATTCGCAGATCGAGCTGCGCGTTCTCGCCCATATCGCCGATATCCAGGCGCTCAAGGACGCGTTCGAGGAAGGTCTCGACATTCACGCCATGACGGCGAGCGAAATGTTCAATGTCCCGGTCAAGGACATGCCGAGCGAAGTGCGCCGCCGCGCCAAGGCGATCAATTTCGGCATCATCTATGGCATTTCCGCCTTTGGTCTCGCCAACCAGCTCGGCATCGCCCGCGGCGAGGCGGGGGACTATATCAAGACCTATTTCGAGCGCTTCCCGGGCATCAAGGACTATATGGATGCCCAGAAAATGCGGGTGAAGGCCGAGGGCCATGTCACCACGATCTTTGGCCGAAAGATCCAGTTCCCCAATGCCAATTCGGGCAATCCGTCCGAGCGCAGCTTTGTCGAACGCGCCTCCATCAACGCCCCGATCCAGGGTTCTGCCGCCGACATCATCCGCCGCGCCATGATCCGCATGGAGCCCGAGCTGCAAAAGGCCGGCATCGACGCCGACATGCTCTTACAGGTGCATGACGAACTGATTTTTGAGGTCCCCGAAGGCACCGAAGATCAGGCCATCCCGGTTATTAAGCGGGTCATGGAAACAGCAGCGGAACCGGCCGTGCGCTTAACCGTGCCGATCCAGGTGGATGCGCATGCGGCTAAGAATTGGGACGAGGCGCATTGA
- a CDS encoding GcrA family cell cycle regulator: MVSGTQPAGWTDDRVELLKKLWMEGLSASQIAGELGEGVTRNAVIGKVHRLKLSARAKPTNTTPRARPAARPAPRRPASPSVSAGVSPMAAAAKPRPQTTISRPQVMGATALAVSPQIETEMYVAPAAAELFIPEHKRLSLLQLNEHTCKWPIGDPLTKDFYFCGQHSLETGPYCEFHSRRAYHQLDKRKR, encoded by the coding sequence ATGGTTTCAGGAACGCAGCCGGCTGGCTGGACCGACGATCGCGTCGAGCTTTTGAAGAAGCTCTGGATGGAAGGCCTCAGCGCCAGCCAGATCGCCGGCGAACTCGGCGAAGGCGTGACCCGCAATGCCGTGATCGGCAAGGTTCACCGCCTCAAGCTGTCGGCACGAGCCAAGCCGACCAATACCACGCCCCGGGCACGGCCCGCAGCGCGTCCCGCGCCGCGCCGCCCGGCCAGCCCCTCGGTTTCGGCGGGCGTCAGCCCGATGGCAGCAGCTGCAAAGCCGCGCCCGCAGACGACCATTTCCCGTCCCCAGGTCATGGGCGCAACGGCTCTCGCCGTCAGCCCCCAGATCGAGACCGAAATGTATGTGGCGCCTGCCGCTGCCGAGCTGTTTATTCCCGAGCACAAGCGCCTGTCGCTGCTTCAGCTCAATGAACACACCTGCAAGTGGCCAATCGGCGATCCGCTGACCAAGGATTTTTATTTCTGCGGCCAGCACAGCCTGGAGACCGGCCCATACTGCGAGTTCCACTCGCGTCGCGCCTATCACCAGCTCGACAAGCGCAAGCGCTGA
- a CDS encoding IS5 family transposase (programmed frameshift), translated as MSRLFWLSDEAWVAIEPHLPKNQPGARRVDDRRVISGIIHMLKCGGRWADCPGEYGPSTTIYNRWNRWSRRGIWARILAALTEQGWIAETAQIDSSYIKAHRCAGGGKGGPRANAIGISRGGRTTKVHALVDVIGRPLCLVLTPGNASDMKGADLLIAHTTGMKRIIADRGYDANRLRSTLRSQNTIPVIPGRKNRKRKIRYDEKRYKDRWRVEAMFCRLKDFRRVATRYDKLARNYLSAVMLAAAVAYWL; from the exons ATGAGCAGACTGTTTTGGTTGAGTGACGAAGCCTGGGTGGCCATTGAGCCCCACCTTCCCAAGAACCAGCCTGGAGCCCGACGGGTTGATGACCGGCGGGTGATTTCGGGGATCATTCACATGCTCAAATGCGGCGGGCGCTGGGCTGATTGCCCTGGCGAGTATGGTCCTTCGACCACCATCTACAATCGTTGGAACCGTTGGAGCCGCCGCGGTATATGGGCACGCATTCTTGCGGCTCTGACCGAACAGGGCTGGATTGCCGAGACCGCCCAGATCGACAGCAGCTATATCAAGGCCCATCGTTGTGCAGGTGGGGGAAAAGGGGGGC CGCGAGCCAATGCCATTGGCATCTCGCGTGGTGGCCGGACCACCAAGGTCCATGCGCTTGTCGACGTTATCGGCAGACCACTCTGCCTCGTCCTGACACCCGGCAATGCCTCGGACATGAAGGGAGCAGATCTGCTCATCGCCCACACAACGGGTATGAAGAGGATTATCGCGGACCGGGGCTATGATGCCAACCGTCTTCGCTCCACTCTTCGAAGTCAAAACACCATCCCGGTGATCCCCGGCCGCAAGAACCGCAAGCGCAAAATCCGATACGATGAGAAACGCTACAAGGACCGCTGGCGCGTTGAGGCCATGTTCTGCCGCCTCAAGGATTTCCGCCGCGTCGCCACACGGTACGACAAGCTCGCTCGGAATTATCTATCTGCCGTCATGCTCGCAGCAGCAGTTGCGTACTGGCTATGA
- a CDS encoding Hsp33 family molecular chaperone translates to MPLMTTDATTMTENLLSAMGLDRPETGDDAVVPFTLEKLDTRGRSVRLGPALDAILSRHDYPVPVARLLGEAVVLASLIGSSLKFEGRFILQTQTDGPVNLIVVDFEAPDGIRGYARFDRDLLLKAAEEGRTSAPELLGKGHLAMTIDQGQHTERYQGIVALDGNGFEEVAHTYFLQSEQIPTQVRIAVAQMTTKGDHRPRWRAGGLLIQHLPQSGIPVHTDLPGDGNFDNSDTANPDGWNEARAMLATVEDLELADPEVSPERLLFRLYHETGVRVFPPAGLEERCTCSVDRIEDMLANSFTDEEREDMAVDGEIEVVCEFCSTAYRFNPHQFHAKN, encoded by the coding sequence TTGCCTCTCATGACGACGGATGCCACGACCATGACCGAAAACCTGCTCAGTGCCATGGGCCTGGATCGCCCGGAAACCGGCGATGACGCCGTGGTGCCCTTTACGCTCGAAAAACTCGACACACGCGGCCGTTCCGTGCGTCTGGGGCCCGCCCTCGACGCTATCCTGTCGCGCCATGATTACCCCGTTCCGGTCGCGCGCCTGCTTGGTGAAGCCGTGGTGCTCGCCTCGCTCATCGGCTCGTCGCTGAAGTTCGAGGGCCGCTTTATCCTCCAGACCCAGACCGATGGTCCGGTCAATCTCATCGTCGTCGACTTTGAGGCACCCGATGGCATTCGCGGCTATGCCCGCTTTGACCGTGACCTGCTGCTCAAGGCTGCCGAAGAGGGCCGCACCAGTGCGCCCGAGCTGCTGGGCAAGGGCCATCTGGCCATGACCATCGATCAGGGCCAGCACACCGAGCGCTACCAAGGTATCGTTGCGCTCGACGGCAATGGTTTTGAGGAAGTGGCTCATACCTACTTCCTTCAGTCCGAGCAGATCCCCACCCAGGTGCGGATCGCCGTGGCGCAGATGACCACCAAGGGTGACCATCGTCCGCGCTGGCGCGCTGGTGGCTTGCTGATCCAGCACCTGCCCCAGAGCGGCATACCGGTGCATACCGACTTGCCGGGCGACGGCAATTTCGACAACAGCGATACGGCCAATCCGGACGGCTGGAACGAAGCCCGCGCCATGCTGGCGACGGTCGAAGATCTGGAACTGGCGGATCCCGAAGTCTCGCCCGAGCGCCTGTTGTTCCGGCTCTATCACGAAACCGGCGTGCGGGTGTTCCCGCCGGCCGGCCTTGAGGAGCGCTGCACCTGTTCGGTCGACCGGATCGAGGACATGCTGGCCAACAGCTTCACCGACGAAGAACGCGAAGACATGGCTGTGGACGGTGAGATCGAAGTGGTCTGTGAGTTCTGCTCGACAGCCTATCGGTTTAACCCACACCAATTTCACGCCAAGAACTGA
- a CDS encoding aspartate aminotransferase family protein: protein MSALYGTYARSELAFERGEGMRLYDQQGRDYLDFHSGIAVNALGHGDPHLVSALKAAAEKVWHTSNVFSIPEQERLGQRLVDATFADKVFFTNSGAEALECAIKTARHYAFSKGQPDRYEIIAFTGAFHGRTLGTIAAGGNPSYIEGFGPAVAGFKHTAPGDLEAVKALVGAQTCAILIEPVQGEGGVTAMSNEFLQGLRQICDENDLVLIFDEVQCGFGRTGRFFAHEWSGVTPDIVAVAKAIGGGFPLGACLATEAVAASMVPGTHGSTYGGNPMACAVGNAVLDRILAPGFLDQVNTMGQRLAWHLGQLAQKYPDYVLELRGKGLLAGIKITPPVRDFVGRLRDDHRLLTIGAGDNVLRLLPPLIVTEADIEEAMAKLGAAFDAIEAETAATPSAS from the coding sequence ATGTCTGCGCTCTATGGCACATACGCTCGGTCTGAACTCGCCTTTGAGCGGGGCGAGGGCATGCGCCTTTATGACCAGCAGGGCCGAGACTATCTCGACTTTCATTCCGGCATCGCGGTGAACGCCTTGGGCCATGGCGACCCGCATCTGGTGAGCGCCCTCAAGGCTGCTGCCGAAAAGGTCTGGCACACCTCCAACGTCTTCTCCATTCCCGAGCAGGAACGGCTGGGCCAGCGGCTGGTCGATGCGACCTTTGCCGACAAGGTGTTCTTCACCAATTCGGGCGCCGAGGCGCTTGAGTGCGCCATCAAGACGGCGCGCCACTACGCCTTCTCCAAGGGCCAGCCGGATCGCTACGAGATCATCGCCTTCACCGGCGCCTTCCACGGCCGTACGCTCGGCACCATCGCTGCCGGAGGCAACCCCAGCTACATCGAAGGCTTCGGCCCGGCTGTTGCCGGCTTCAAGCATACTGCGCCGGGCGATCTCGAGGCCGTCAAGGCGCTCGTCGGGGCGCAGACCTGCGCCATCCTGATCGAGCCCGTGCAGGGCGAAGGCGGCGTGACCGCCATGAGCAATGAATTTTTGCAGGGCCTGCGCCAGATCTGCGACGAGAACGACCTCGTCCTGATCTTTGACGAAGTCCAGTGCGGTTTCGGCCGGACCGGTCGCTTCTTTGCCCATGAATGGTCGGGTGTGACCCCGGACATCGTCGCCGTGGCCAAGGCCATTGGTGGCGGCTTCCCGCTGGGCGCCTGCCTTGCCACCGAGGCTGTCGCAGCCTCCATGGTGCCGGGTACCCATGGCTCCACCTATGGCGGCAATCCGATGGCCTGCGCCGTCGGCAATGCCGTGCTCGATCGCATCCTGGCGCCGGGCTTCCTCGACCAGGTCAACACCATGGGCCAGCGTCTCGCCTGGCATCTGGGCCAGCTGGCGCAGAAATATCCGGACTATGTGCTCGAGCTGCGCGGCAAGGGTCTCCTTGCCGGCATCAAGATCACCCCGCCCGTGCGCGATTTCGTCGGTCGCCTGCGCGATGATCACCGGCTGCTGACCATCGGCGCCGGCGACAATGTGCTGCGCCTCCTGCCGCCGCTGATCGTGACCGAAGCCGACATCGAAGAGGCCATGGCCAAGCTCGGTGCCGCTTTTGACGCCATCGAGGCGGAAACCGCAGCCACGCCATCGGCCAGCTGA